The following nucleotide sequence is from Gymnodinialimonas sp. 202GB13-11.
ACCGTCGAGGAAAACCTGCTGACGGGCAGCTACACCCGCAAGGACGGGCGCGGTGCGATCGCGGCGGACCTTGAGATGGTTTACGACTATTTTCCGCGCCTGAAGGAGCGGCGGACCTCGCAGGCCGGATACACGTCGGGTGGGGAACAACAGATGTGCGCGATTGGCCGCGCCCTGATGTCGAGGCCCGAGACGATCCTGCTGGATGAGCCTTCGATGGGACTTGCGCCGCAGCTGGTGGAGCAGATTTTCGGCATCGTGAAGCGGTTGAACGAAGAACAGGGGGTGACATTCCTTCTGGCCGAACAGAACACCAATGTGGCGCTGCGCTTTGCGCATTACGGCTACATTCTGGAGTCGGGGCGTGTTGTGATGGACGGCCCGGCGGCGGAATTGCGCGAGAACCCGGATGTGAAGGAATTCTACCTCGGCATGTCCGAGGAGGGGCGAAAGAGCTTCCGCGATGTGCGGTCCTACCGCCGCCGCAAGCGTTGGTTGAGCTGAGCCAATGGGCGCAGCCTATGGCATCGTTGGCTATCCGGATGTTCCGCGGGGGGAGGCTGCTGGGGCACTTGCAGCCTGTGAAGCGGCGTTGCGCGAGGACGGGTGGATTGAAGGCGACCACGACCCGGACGCGGTGTATGGCGATCGTGGCCCCACGTTTCGACCGGCGGCGGACGGGCCGGCGGGGCGGCTGCTTTTCATGACGCACCCGGTCAGCGGCGCGCGTATGGAGATGGCGATCAACGGGGTGTCGTTTTGCGGGCCAAGTTACCTGAATCATGGGCCTTT
It contains:
- a CDS encoding ABC transporter ATP-binding protein → MLDQVSETDVQAETLLEVNNIEVIYNHVILVLKGVSLKVPKGGITALLGGNGAGKTTTLKAISNLLHSERGEVTKGSILYRNEPVADLSPSDLVDRGVIQVMEGRHCFEHLTVEENLLTGSYTRKDGRGAIAADLEMVYDYFPRLKERRTSQAGYTSGGEQQMCAIGRALMSRPETILLDEPSMGLAPQLVEQIFGIVKRLNEEQGVTFLLAEQNTNVALRFAHYGYILESGRVVMDGPAAELRENPDVKEFYLGMSEEGRKSFRDVRSYRRRKRWLS